In Rhodamnia argentea isolate NSW1041297 chromosome 1, ASM2092103v1, whole genome shotgun sequence, the genomic window GCACAAACCTTTGCTCAACAAATCTCTCATCAAAACTCATGAATAATTTCTAATGCGTCCCGCTATTTCAGCAAAATAGAATTGATCTCAACCGCTCTTTGCCTCTacttatccgactttaaattcataattcaccaaacagtaaatagaatatgaaaaaatatttcgaCTCTTTATCCTAACCTATCTAGTTTTATCCCGACTAGAAATTCGAATGATCAAACACAGTCAAAATGATTAAAGGATAAGTGGCACTATCACAGGACCTACATGGATCAGTGGTTGGGATCAAAAGTCCGAAAAATCATTGAATATACACCATTGGATGTACAACGCTAGTCATTATCGGCCAGAACAGATTTCAATCCCAATTCAAGTGAGTGAATCATTTACATGATCAGTTGACCATCACGTGCGCAGACATGGGCACTTCTACTGTACCTTTCAAAATGACAAGTAGTCCCAAATTGAACCGAttcacccaaaaaaatttgcatcaaGAGGACAAAGTACTACTAAAAGTTCAATCACAAAAACATCAGGGTCTTTGCTCAGTTTGTCATCCTTTGTTTATCCCTTTCTTGGCCTCGCGGGTCGAATTCCTTTGCTTGATTTCGAACATCTTACCACAAGATCATCCGCTGGCAATGCCTGAAAGCTTAATTAAGTTGAGGCTGCTATGCATACATGTATCAATCTGTCAATAGCACTGCTAAAAGTACCAATGCAATTCACAAGTGTTTGCTAAAGCTGGTAAAGCTGTAGAGATACATATATTTCCAAGAAGAAAGAACGAAACAGAGGAGGGAAAAGGAGAGCACCAGCTCAAGAtcaatgagagaaaaaaaaaaaagaggcaggAATATAGTTCCCTCAGAAACCAAATATGAAGAGATCGTTCAAATCATGGGATGATCAGCATTAGCATGGTATATCCCAAACATCACAGGGAACAATCTGCAGAATCCAGAAAACAAGATTCTTCAATGAATTATAGGAAcccaaaatgttttctttttaatatcatATATACGATTAACTATTTTCGCCagtattttcaaatatttttttattattcattatTTTATAAGAacaaaaacgatcatttttcaaagaaCCTTGAGTTTTTTCGCAAAACAGAGGCACCTACGAAAGCAGAAATCAAGAAATCTGAAAGCAGAGcatgttctttttccttctggCCACAAGCACAGAACAATTCTTTGAAACAGCCCTTCTTCACTGAGCCTCAAACGATGGATTTCAGCATCGAAAAGAGCCGTTCGAACAGACAGAAACCATCCGAATTCAATTCCCTCAGATCAAGTGGAaacatcttttttttcaatcacatAAAGGTCAGGTATACATTAGCATGGTTCAATTGAAATCGTCATTGGGAGCATAACCTATGCAGTCTCCTCAAGAATCCATCAACGCTGAAATGAAACGACGGAAATCAAAATAAGGCGAAACCCAGAAATCTTCCCGGATCGACGAAGGAAACCATCCAGCATCGTAATCCGCTTGTGAAAGAAAAAGAGGTTGACTTTCAGGGCTCAGATAAACGTTGGAAACAAGAATTCAACTCCCTGACCTGAGACAGGCCTCGTAATGAGCTGGGATTATGAACATTTATCATCACTGCTAAAATCACCTCCACAAataacgacgacgacgacagtAATCATCCATCGAACAAAGAAGCAAAACGGCGCGAAAACAGAGGAATTAGcaggaaaagagagagggttTGCCAAGAAGGACTCGTGGAAACGAGCAAGAATCGCTTGACGGCTTCCGCTGCAAGACGGCAGCGAAGAGGTTGAAGGGGGGGTTTTATAGAGAGGGACGACGAGAAGCTCGACTTAGGGTTTTGCTCTCTAATGGGCCATGGGCCCAACACTTATCGGGCCTAAATGGATCTTTGGGCTTGCAttggttttttaatttttttttgttgggtcagAGGCTTGCATGGTTTAATTGCTTGTTTTGCATGCTGATTGCTCAGGGcccttaattaaaaaagaattaagCAACAAGTTATTTTGTCTACCTTTCCtatccaaatgaaaaataatatataaatCAACGTATCAACATCGGTATCTTTCAAAGTGACAAGCACGGGAACTTTATCGAAAACTAAGGCTGATTGCATTTCGcgaaaaaaatgagtgatttgaaaaatatattcctaAAAATGGTCGTTTATATCGCTTGTGGAAATTAATGAACGACTAAAGTAATTTTCAAAcgtaaattgttgtcgataatgaaaatttttatcattacataattatttcaatcgatacaaatgatcatttttgtaaaaataatttataaatcactcatttttcatgaaacaaacagagcctaaaaaCTGAATCTCTATTCGGCTAACTTTACATTCTAATCAAAGAAACAAggacaaaatcaaagaatttgaGCATCCATCATGCCACGAACTgcctcctctctttcctttatCATTTTCATGGGCCACACAAATTCCACAAGGCCCATCTCCATTTAATGGACTGGACTCTTGGGCCTCACCTCAATGCCTTCAACCACAAGCCCACCCTTCAGCTGATAGCCCTTCACTTGCTTCAAGCTCATCTTCACCTCCCCATCCCCAtccccatcaccatcaccaaccTCGCCAATGAAGAACTCTCCAAGCTCAACCTCCATCCAACCATCCTCTCTCTCGCCCGGTGCTTTACCGCCTCGGCTATCGCGTTCCGTCTCCCAATGCTTCCTAAGCATCTCAGACCGGTTCGCGTACAACAAGCTCTCGAGGCAGCGTTTCCTCTGGTCGGGACATTGCAGACGAGCCGTGCCGGGTCGAACCCAGTTCCCCATCTCGACCGACGTCTCGAAGGGCATCAGGTCGAGCCCGAAAGCGCTGTCGGAGACCTTGAAGATAAGGTGCGCCCCGTAGAGTGTGTGTGGCGATAGGGCTTTGGTTTCGATACTCCCTTCGATTTCTATCCGGTCGATTGTTCTAAGCTCGGCCACCTCTTTGAACCTGCTAGAGAAGATAGGAGCAAAAATTATAAGAACAAGCATTGTCAATTGTCATCCGagttagacttttttttttttttttcctctggtcaaaccatgaccgatgaatttttcaaactctCTCTGTCGAGGTAAAAAGCATTGCCATCAACATCAGAGTCCAGGCTCTGACCTCATCATGCAGTGATCTGTTTGAAGATCAAGAGATTCAAGacgacaagaaaataaaaatggaagaaCGGAGATTCAAAATCTTGCCTTGACTCAGGCAGGGTTTTCCAGATCCAATGTGTGGGATCATCGCTCCACTTTATGGAGAGCTCTCTTGCTGATAATATGAACGACACCGTTCCGGCTGATCTCTCCAACTTGAAGCTCTGAGGGGGGGCAAAGAAACATCAGATATCATTTCAAAGGCATGACTTTTTATCATAACCAAGAAACAACTCGTCGTGTGGGAATTCTCACCTTTCTGCCGCCATCTACGAGAAGAGGGCGGTCGCAGAGCCGAAGGAAGAGCTCCTTCTTCGAAGAGAACTCGACTGGAGCAGCCGAACCAGAGATGATGCCGGCGTGATTAGGCGGCAAGAATCGCGCCCAGAGGACGTCGGACTCGGCCGCCGACAGGAACGTGGAGGACACGAGGGAGAGCCGGCATGCCTCGGCCGGAGACGTGAAGGAAAGGATCATCGAAACGCAGCTTTCTGGCAAGGCATCCATGCCGGTCCGCACCGACATTCCCATGGAGGAGAAGAATTCAGCCGGAAACAGAAAGAGGTTTAACTTAGCACCTAGCTGAGATCGTCGGAGTGCGTTCTCAAATGCTCCTCTTTTCAGGTTCGGTTTGCTGTTATTAAATACGCGAGAGGTTCGTGTGGATCAGGGAAAGACAGGTCACGTCATCAGAGGTCAACGGCTGCGACAGATGTGAACCTTCGCAGGTCATCAACGCCCCCACAACGTGTTTTTTCCACGAGGTAAAAAGTTACGGCAGagaatattattattatatttatggtgataataatgaaaaataacacaataatccttaaattttgatccaatatataatatgatctttaaatttttaattgattaatatggtctttgaactttaacccaatatataatgtattccctaaactttcaatttgttcaatgtgattttcGAAACTTTTATAGCATATTCAACTTAATCCCCGAACAataagaaaatatccaataCCGTTCCTAAACTCAAATCAATGGAAAAACTATATTTAACAGCTTTTTATAATTCAtagactaagttgaatatattaTAAAAGTTCGGAAATcataatgaataaattaaaagttcatattGCAAAgctatattaatcaaattataaattcaaataTCACGTTACACGCTCAATTAAAATTTAGGAACAATTTGCCTCGTTATCCCGACGGCAGCGGCGACAAGAGAAAGAATAACGCGTGACGGAGTAAGGTAAGTTCGGGGAGGTACAAGAAAAGCAAATTTCGCAATAAATTAAAGAATTTAGGAGGGTCAGGCTGTCGGGCTTTGCTCTTCCTAGGAAGgttaaaaaagttattttagtctcaaaaaaatattattttggaAGACTAGGACTTATCATCTCATTTTCACACTTGGCAAAGCTGTCTGAAAACACGCATTTAAGAATAATACACCCAAAAAAACAAGTTTTTGACTGATAAAGGCCAATAAGATAGTCTAACTAATAAAGGTGAAACATAGTTTGACAAGCAAGGCACAAGTAAGATCAATTATGAAATGTATTTAGGTACGAATAAAATAATCATAAGTATAAATTAAAGTtggttgataaaaaatttagaaagtaTAATCTTTTGACTATAAATTAATAAGTCAAAAGTTTGGATAGATAAGATCGTAaatttcgataatttttttaaatctaatttaattGATCGAAAAATTTGGAGATGCACACAAATGacgatattttcataaatgtaGATAGATTAGACAGCGAATTGTAAAGCATAATTAATTCGATGATCTCACGGATACATCCGGTCTTTCGAGTTCGTGTGGATTCATCATTTGAAGTGTATGAACTCGTTCGACTCTCGTCTATCTACAGCATATATTATGCTAtgcttgttcattttttttaaatatgtagAATGTACATTTGCATCGTGAAATCATTCAAGATCGCTCACAATTATACAACATGACCACAGTTATACCAACCGAACGCATCATATCAACTACCGAACGCTTGACTACTTAATTGCATTTATTATACTAATGGCTGAGTTGTAGCTATGCTGTCATGCGATTGAGTGGTCCCGAACACCCAAAAATtgtggaaaattgtccaaaaaaccctaaatttagtGTACGGCGGTCAATTAAGCTATAAACCATTACTTGtaccaatttagccctaaaccttttaacgatttgtcaatttagtcgtaaaccttttgtcGATCTatcaatgtagtcttttcggccaattaccaaaataatacatttaggatcaaattgacaaaactccaaaaagcttatgactaaattgacacggtTAAAATGTccatgactaaattagcaaatcatcaaaaattttaaaattaattggcataattgaaatgtttaggaccgcATTGGCCGCCGTATAATATAcgtaagactttttggacaattaccTCCCTAAAAACTAGGAGGGGATAGCTTCTTAAAAGTTACTAATTACCATAGCTGCGAGTTACTTGCTAGTTAATGCTTTATAAATATCACGATACGATTTAGTTTGCAGAGCCGAAAAAGGGTATTGAACAGCCTCTCGATCGATCGCTCCCACGAAATAATATTCGACTAGTAagagtttttcttcttcttttagtttAAGCGAAGAGACGAAAGTGGTGTAGATGTGGAAACCGTGTGAAGGAAGGAGTAGACCCCGTGCACGTAGCACGGTGTTTTTGACCGGCTGAATGTGCATGTGCACGCAAGCCATGAAATCACGTAAAGTTGTATGAACGCACGATTATTTTAACGTTGGGCGGAATTGTTGAGAaagctattattattattattattattattattattattatatggtttttgaattttctagaaATGGGCTACGAGaagaatttttgttttcttttttttttttgtcagaacgATAAGAAATTGAAAGGCAAATGAAAACCATCACCTCGGGAAAGGGGGAGCAATTCTTTAACGAGTACATCGACTGTTGAATCATGTGATTTTAAAcgtggaatttttcgtgattaaaCAGTCGAGAGGGATCGAGCTCGTATGTGTAGATAACTCACGTTATGAATTTATTGCGCGGATGCGATTTCGGTCcacaatttttaaattttgtcggtttagtcctaaaatttcaCGAGAAATTCCAATACAGTTTATCCAGTCaattttcacagaaaataaCGTGAGTGCAGTGTACCACGTAGGTCAGCCATAAATAATTAGATCATTATGTCGGCAATTTTCAacgtaaattgaaaaaaaggattATAGTTGAATTTcgcataaaaattaaaaaatgaattgatattagtaaaatagatttaggattgatcTGTCAACTTTTCCCAAGAAGATTGGTCTCATATTCGGCCTGATAAAATAGAAGCTGAGGAGTAGTCTTTAGCCACATGTGTTCCGTTGACTCGGAACGAATCGAATGTACGTGTGCTGGACTGCTCGTGGGTATGTAGTGACTACGCAACGCATGGAGATTGGAGGTCAGTCGCTCGCGACCATTGGAAACTGTCGATTTGATCAATGTCCAACTTTATGCataggaaagagagaaaggagatAGTTGAAGAAgctatatttttgttttttttttttttttttgtgggatcaGAAGTTGGAGAAGCTATTTCAACATATGGAAATGTGGTGAAACCGAAAGACATAAATTAGGATattagagagagaagaagctAAATCGAAGTACGAGATAGTTCGGAAGTTAATTTATCGAGATTTCCTAGAGAAGCATATATGTGGTTGGAGGACGATGCTTGTTGTTCTTCCAATGTCTCTATAGTTTCGCTTCTCTATCTTCCGAAAAATAACAAGATCTCTGAGAGCAGGAAACGCGAGCAGAATATCAATAAAATGAGACCCTTTGCGCATTTATTATTACATCGATGATATGGTTATGAATTCGGTTACGTGTTGTAGCATGTGTGCCGTCTCTCCAACGATCAatgcaaagaaaaattttgaaaaacgaCAATAGATCTAATAAtagtaatataaaaattattttaaccaAGTTCCGTGTGTTGGGTGTCTTATTAAGTTTAATTATGGTTCTACGTCGTCAAACAAGCGAGAATCGAGCGCCGAAAGGagtaaaatctgattttttttgcttCGTTTTCGTGAAAagcattttaggaaaaatatttttctcattttctggcGTTTGGATCACTTAGGAAAACAAGTCAGCAAAAAAAGTTTTATTACAAGaacttaaattcaagaaaatgatttaaagaggaaatcattttaaaaaatatgactaGGTATCGGCGCTTTGACTAAAAACTCTGCACTTGGATACATGAATCCCAACGCTCTAGGCCGTGTTCAAGACCTCGCCCACCACGCTCGGGTCCATCAAAGTCGGGCTTGGTATTATCAAGGTCGGGCCTCGAACCCCAACACCCATGGGTTGCTAACTTCCAAGCCAGGCACTGGGGACCGAAGCCTCACCTCTATGGACCGGGGCATGGTTGCCAATGTCCCGAGCCCGACCTTGATGAACCATGGTTCGGGGTCCGGCCTCGTTTAACCCGTGCTCTGGCGTCAAGATCCTAGTTTCGGGCATTGGGTTCCTAGGCCTAGGTCCTACCGAGGCTCGTCCTATATGGGTAGGGACATTAGGGAGCTGTGCACGGGCATTGAGTTCTCAAACTCGGTTTCGATGGATCCAAGATCGGTGCTCGTACTTGTGCCCATGAGTCGAGGATCCGAGGTCGAGAGCCCGATGCCCGTGATCGATTCCTCGGATACTCATGTGCAAATTACTACGCCCGAATAATAAATGTCTATTTAGGAACAAGATTTTCCTtagtaaataatgaaaaa contains:
- the LOC115752827 gene encoding F-box protein PP2-B15-like isoform X2; translated protein: MGMSVRTGMDALPESCVSMILSFTSPAEACRLSLVSSTFLSAAESDVLWARFLPPNHAGIISGSAAPVEFSSKKELFLRLCDRPLLVDGGRKSFKLERSAGTVSFILSARELSIKWSDDPTHWIWKTLPESRFKEVAELRTIDRIEIEGSIETKALSPHTLYGAHLIFKVSDSAFGLDLMPFETSVEMGNWVRPGTARLQCPDQRKRCLESLLYANRSEMLRKHWETERDSRGGKAPGEREDGWMEVELGEFFIGEVGDGDGDGDGEVKMSLKQVKGYQLKGGLVVEGIEVRPKSPVH
- the LOC115752827 gene encoding F-box protein PP2-B15-like isoform X1, which produces MGMSVRTGMDALPESCVSMILSFTSPAEACRLSLVSSTFLSAAESDVLWARFLPPNHAGIISGSAAPVEFSSKKELFLRLCDRPLLVDGGRKSFKLERSAGTVSFILSARELSIKWSDDPTHWIWKTLPESSRFKEVAELRTIDRIEIEGSIETKALSPHTLYGAHLIFKVSDSAFGLDLMPFETSVEMGNWVRPGTARLQCPDQRKRCLESLLYANRSEMLRKHWETERDSRGGKAPGEREDGWMEVELGEFFIGEVGDGDGDGDGEVKMSLKQVKGYQLKGGLVVEGIEVRPKSPVH